The region AGAGCGGTGGCCGCGCGCGACGACCGGCTGCAGCCCCTGTGTGCCCGCTACCCCCGGGAGGCCACGCTCGAGGCGTGCCGGAAGCTGGCCAGCCAGGGCGTCCGGCGCATGACGTCGCTGCTCATCACCCTCGACACCCGCTCCATCGAGGCTGGCGCGGACGAGCTGTTCAACGTCAACACCCCCGAGGACCTCGACGCCGCCCGCCTCCGACCACCCACATGAGCGCCTGCCGGCGGCCGAGGTGGCCCGGTGCGGCGGTCAACCGGCCGGCGGCGGCTCGTCGAGCAGGAGGCCCATGATGACGGCGTCCCACAGCTCGCCGTTGCGCCGCCGGTAGTGGCGCCGGAGCAAACCCTCCTCGACGAAGCCGAACCTGCGGTACAGGCCGCGAGCGGCCTCGTTGTGGGGCCACACCTGGAGCGCCACCTTGTGGGCGCCGGCGCCGCGGGCCCAGTCGATGCCGGCCCCGAGGAGCGCCTTGCCCACGCCGCGACCGCGCCAGGATGCGGCGACGAGCATGCCGACGTCGGCCACGCCGTAGGACCGCAGGCTCATGCCGAGCTGCCCGATCAACTCGCCTGCGGCACCCGCTTCAGCCACGAACGCACCCTCGTGGGGATCGGCCAGCGCGGCACGCAGCTGGTCGTGACGCTGCGCACGGTCGACGTGCTCGACCCCGATCCAACGCCCTTCGGCGGCCACCGCCTCGACCAGGGACACGAGGGCCGCCAGGTCGGCGACGGTCGTCCGCCGCACTCGGAACGGCCGGGCGCTACGGGTGACGTTCTCGGGCGGCATCGTCGCCCAGCCGCCCGCGCCGCGGTGGAAGGCGCTCCTGCACGGCGGCCAGGGCGAGCGCCAGC is a window of Acidimicrobiales bacterium DNA encoding:
- a CDS encoding GNAT family protein, whose protein sequence is MPPENVTRSARPFRVRRTTVADLAALVSLVEAVAAEGRWIGVEHVDRAQRHDQLRAALADPHEGAFVAEAGAAGELIGQLGMSLRSYGVADVGMLVAASWRGRGVGKALLGAGIDWARGAGAHKVALQVWPHNEAARGLYRRFGFVEEGLLRRHYRRRNGELWDAVIMGLLLDEPPPAG